AAAAGACGATGGTGTCAGCCATTTAAGTCCCCAAGcccaaaaacatatttttttaaacactTGAGAAAATTATCAAGTGATGATTGGTACAAAAATATAGGTGGTGCCGGCCATTTAGGTCTCCCACCCTAATTTACTGTTCATTTCAAATTATTTGGATGATTGTTTTTTAACttggttatttttgtaattaaatttttttaatcatttttgtcAAATAACCCTTGTTTGGAGTATAGTTGGAGATATTAAGGTTTAATTCATACTAAAAGAAAAGTCAAGGAAATGGGAAAAAAATTGCAGACAAATTATGAAGTGACAACTATAACGTCATGTTGGTGAGTGGTCTGGGATTAAGGTGACCCATTAAAGGAGTTTGATTCAAACACGTTTAACTTTGTCATTAGTTCAACTGATGGGGAATGTCATGCTCCCTTCATGCAATCTTTGCGCAGCCATTAATAAAGTATATTCAAGGTTATTTTAGTATATTTACACTCtagtcacttaactttaaaaaattataaaataaccattaaattatttaaaaatttacatttaaatcaCTAAACTGTTAAAATCGTTattgtattgttttttttttctcaccgCCTGCACCGATCATAAGCTCTATTTTTCCTTCTCATCTATAATTCAGTTTTTTTCATGAATCAACTTTGAACATCACAAATCTgagaaccaaaatttaaatagttttctTCTCTAATCTCCAACATTGACCATCAAATCGACAGATATATTTTTCTACTTGTTGATGGGTATTAATACACTGTAACGATCATTGAATCATCGCTTGGAGCTCACTAGCTAaactattttttgttttaaaaaaattaacagcttggtaacttaaataaaaagttaagaataattggatgattattttgtaactttttgaagttattgagtgtaatttatttttttctatatgaTTATTGCTCCATCAAATTGCGTTTTCTTTTTCCTATTAATTTTCCACTTTGTCAACTTTATATTGCTTGCAATGTTCTTACATGGTGAAGGTTTCATCTGTAAATGGATTGGTatgataaatattgaaatagtaaaacctgactattgtacagaattcaattgttttaaatgttttatctGTAATTTCGATACATATCTAGACTGGTATGAACTACATTAGTATTTATAAGTGGATGGTTGTAAATgtatctaattaaaaaaaattaattgatagtCACaactagaatttaaaatttttaaagtgcaataaaatttttaaaaaaatagacaatGGTCGTATTTAGAGTTtgattgtaaaattaaaatattgaattagtaTATTGTAGTACCGATATACAGGTTACATTATTATTggtgtgaaataaaaaatatcgaatttattttatatttaaaattatatatttcggatttcaattttgatattttgatattaatttatgtttaatatttattttaaaataaagttatttatatggatttttaattttttaatattttttttattttatactaataataaactatcattttattatgtattatgagACTTATGTAAtgataatacatcaaatattgtttttaaaatattttatttacaatatatcaattattatgtcaaatttaaatttttttaaggaatTGTTTTATTTCCCTATTGAATCAAAGAAGAACGTGCCAACATAAACAAGCCACTTCATAGGGACAACATCATGATTAGGTGATGGAAAAAACATATTCATCCAATATAGAGGATTTCACCTAAATATCATCTTTGACTTGATCATATTATGTCCCTAtgttatattttcttaaaataaaaatatatactagctttttaattttacttatgaAACTTTTTTGTAtgattgagagaaaaaaaaaagggaatgaCAAGATTTGAATCCATCTCATCTAGATGTCAAATATAAACTTTTACCACTATTCGAAATAATTAAGTTTGGTAAACTTTTAATTTCACTAACAATATAGTTAATAATAGTACACAAGTAAATTAAATCTAATCTCAAATTTCAAAACAGCTAATCTTATAGCCATCGTAGTGTTACaaattcttccttttcttttgtttccattctAATTAACACTCCCCTAACAAGGAAAACGAGGGGCAAATTGTAAAAGATTAAAAACAAAAGGTGAAATGAAGACTTCCAAGAAAATTCACCTAACCTACCCCCACTATACAATGTCTTCTCCAAGTGTTAACTATAAACCAACATAATATATACCACCTAATACCGACAACAAGACTCATCCCTCAAACAACTCTCTTTTGTCTTTTCTCTATACTAAGTCCCCCAACACATCtttccttttttccttcttttttttttcatgatttcttatTTATTAGTTCCtgttttgaattaatttattttatcttatttctcCACTAAGAGACGATGGCGTTGAAGGCATAAAGAAGTGGCCTCTCTTTGTCGTTCACATAGCCCTCCTTTCTTAAATATTCAAAATCTACCAGCGTTgttatatgtgtgtgtgtatatatatatataattgagctGACTTTCCAAGCTTTATGATGATTATCCACTAAATCatatctacatatatatattgccAAACAACCCCCCAAAAGAAgccaaaaaatcacaaaacaaaatCTGGGTTTGTCTTGAATGGATGTTGAAAAGATGAAACTGAAGAAAAACATGTTGGCTAAGGCCTGGGACAGATGCAAATCTCTTGGAAATAGTGGCAAGAACTCATTGGTGAATCCATTGATGAAGAAGAGCAAATCATGTCATATTCCTTCCTCATCCATGGATGatcataaaaagaaaaacaaggtgGCTCCGGAAGGGTGTTTTTCGGTATACGTTGGATCTGAAAGGCAAAGATTCGTCATCAAGACCGAATTGGTTAACCATCCATTGTTCAAGATGTTGCTTGAAGACGCTGAGCTTGAATATGGGTTCAATAGTGAAggtcctcttcttcttccttgtgATGTTGATTTGTTTTATAAAGTTTTGGCAGAGATGGATGATAATGGTGATGATGGAGAAATGAGTACTCGTTTCATTTGTAGCTTTGGGTGCAGTCCTTCTCGTCATCGTTTAAGTTCAAGCAGTATGAATAAAGGATATGGATCGTATAAAGCTCTTTGTTCATCTccaatgattaaattgaatagttgtTAAAACTTAATGATTATAcgatttgatttttcttttttggggaaTGGATATGTGAAGATGATCAAGCATTCACATACATCAATGTAATTGAAAAAGTGGTGTGTAttgattttcataatttaatgcATATAGTAATTGACTTATACTTGAAGTCTACTTTAAgttttatatgtgaaattatatTAGTTAGCTGATTTTTGCTAATCACAATTAATGTTAGGTGGGAATTTTATTAAGAATGGTagctatgaattttgaatatgaatgttaaaaatttagaaaatataaaaaaataagataaagatTCTAATTTCTTTAAATGAATTATAATATTTGATAACAAcaattttatttgatttgatgGTGAAGGATTGTACGTCCATAGAATCCATTGAGGTTCAAAGTTTTGAAAGAGTAAGTGGTAGTCAGTTATTTGAGTAATCTTAAGACATGATCCGCATGTAtcactaaatttattttataaaaagcaTTATTGgtcaattatattattatttgtataATTAAGTTAATATATCAAGTCAactcaatataaattcaattaaaaaattatcaaaataattttacatattttaaatgagTTATATAAGGAggtatttttggtttttttcatttaaaaaattatcgtACAGATTGTTATCATATTTTAGATGGGGTAGTGTGGCAAATGAAGTTGTGCATAGCATGAAGGGAGGGAAGTGGAATTCTGGT
The Gossypium hirsutum isolate 1008001.06 chromosome A07, Gossypium_hirsutum_v2.1, whole genome shotgun sequence genome window above contains:
- the LOC107926197 gene encoding auxin-responsive protein SAUR50, whose protein sequence is MDVEKMKLKKNMLAKAWDRCKSLGNSGKNSLVNPLMKKSKSCHIPSSSMDDHKKKNKVAPEGCFSVYVGSERQRFVIKTELVNHPLFKMLLEDAELEYGFNSEGPLLLPCDVDLFYKVLAEMDDNGDDGEMSTRFICSFGCSPSRHRLSSSSMNKGYGSYKALCSSPMIKLNSC